In the genome of Synergistaceae bacterium, the window GTTGGGCATATCCGCCTTCAAGAAGTATTGCGTTGAACATGTATTTGCGGATTGCGGACTCGTCATCGAGCTGCTTTTCTGTCGGCTCCTTCAGCCAGACATATGCCAGCATTCTGTCGTACCTGTCGCGGACTCCTACATCGGTCTGAAGCCATACTGTTTTGCCGTCAAGCGACTCTTTCGTGAAGTTGCTTGCCTCTTTGCCGTAATACTGCACGGGTTTTGTAGGGTGGACTGTTTCGGGAGTGTCAACACCGAGCATTCTCACGCGCTCTTTGAGGTACTTGCTTCCGTCGTCAAAAAGGAACGTGATAATCATCGTGTCGCCGTCAACGACTCTTTCTACTTTGGCTTTGTAGACTGTGTTGCGGCGAATTTCGAGGCTTTCGAGGGCGTTCGGGCCTTTGTGGTAATGGTACTCGCCTGTTTCCTTGTCGTAATGCCCGCCGTTTTTGTCGAGCTTCCCCGGATGAGCTGAGGCCGTTAATGTCATGGCCAGCACGAGAATTGCAGAGAGTATGAATCTTAACTTACGCATGAATGAATCAATCCTTTCACAAAATGATAATGTCATAAATCACGCGGACAAAAAATAATGATAGCACAATCAAAATTACAGGCCGTACAGCTTTCGCCCCGCCTTTCTCGAAAAACTTTGCGCCGATATAGTTCCCCGCAATGCTGAAGACTCCCGCGATTATTCCGACAGGGAGAACCGCTTTACCGTTCACGAAATACACAGCGAGTGCCGCGATGTTTGTCGCAAGATTTATCGCCTTCGTTACGCCGTTAGCCCTCTGAACGCTGAGTCCCGCAAGCCCCGCCAGCAACAATAGCATGAACGTACCCGCGCCCGGGCCGTAGAAGCCATCATAGAAGCCCGTCCCAAGTGCAACAAGAGCGCAGATTATGTATGTACGTGAGGTGATTTCGTCAGCAGTATTCTTTTGTTCGCGCAATAAATCCTGACTCCTGAAAACATACCACGCTGTTACAGGAAGTATCACAAGCATAAGGATACGGAAGAAGTAATCACTGATGAGGAGGGCTGTTTTTGCGCCGAGTGAAGATCCGATGAGGGCGAAAATTATTCCGACAGCAGAAAGTTTCAGGGGCATATATCCGTCGCGCATGAATTTCACGAAAGCCGTTAATGTTCCCATTGAGGAGCTAATTTTGTTCGTGGCAATGGCGAAATGAACAGGGAAGCCGGAAATCATGTAAGCCGGAAGCGTGATTAGACCTCCGCCCCCGCCGATAGCGTCAACGACTCCGCCTATGAATATTAACGGGCAAATGATGAGGAGCTGCGATAATGTCCACTCCATTTAGCACCCGCCTATGTCCGAACGGTAACGCATTCCCTCAAAAGAAATTTTGCTGACGGCCTCATACGCTTTTGACCGCGCCGACTCCGCGTCATCACTTACGGCAGTAACAGCGAGGACTCTCCCGCCTGACGTGAGGATTTTCCCGCCCTCTGATTTTGTGCCTGCGTGGAAGATTTCGACCCCGGCCATGTCTCCTGCGTCCCCGAAATCAATCGGGTAACCCGTGAGATATGACCCGGGATAGCCCGATGACGCGCACACAACACAGCATGAAGCACCGTCCCGGAATTTCACCGGGCAATCTGCGAGTCTCTCATCACGTACAGCCATCATGACATCAAGAAGATCCGACTCCATGAGGGGCAGTACGGCTTCTGCTTCTGGGTCTCCGAATCGGCAATTGTACTCGATAACTTTCGGGCCGTCAGCCGTCAGCATTAATCCGAAATACAAGCACCCTTTGAATGTCCGCCCCTCTTTGTTCATTGCGTCAATCGTGGGAAGAAATATCGTCCTCATGCATTCGTCAGCAATTTCAGGAGTGTAATACGGGTTCGGGGCAATTACTCCCATTCCGCCGGTGTTAGGGCCTTTGTTGCCGTCATAGGCGCGTTTGTGATCCATTGATGAGACCATCGGGACAATCGTATGTCCGTCCGTGAACGCAAGCACCGTAACTTCATGGCCGGATAAGCATTCCTCAATCAGGATTCTTTCACCGCTCGCGCCGAAAGATTTATCCTTCATGCACGAGATTATAGCGTCCTTTGCCTGCTGGAAATTTTCTGCGACAGTAACGCCCTTGCCTTTTGCGAGTCCGTCAGCCTTAATGACGATGGGACAATCTGACAATGCCGCGTGTGATAGTGCCTTGTCGATGTCGTCAAAAATCTTGTAGCCTGCTGTCGGAATGTGGTACTTTGTCATTAACTCTTTGGCGAAAATCTTGCTGCTCTCGATTATGGCGGCATTCTTTGTCGGGCCGAAACATTTAACGCCCGCTTCAGCCTCTAATCTGTCGACAGCACCGAGCGCGAGAGGGTCATCAGGTGCTACGATGGCGAAATCGACAGGGTGAGTCTTTGCGAATGAGATTATGCCGTCAATGTCTTCTGCTGAAATTTTGACGCATTCGGCAAGCTGGGATATTCCGCCGTTGCCGGGGAGCGCGTAAATCTTGCTGACTTTGGGATTCTTTGCGATGAGTTTTGCGATTGCGTGTTCGCGTCCGCCTCCGCCGATTATTAGTATGTTCATTTTGTGCCTGCTTTCTTGATTTTGCCGTAAGTTTTTCGGGCTTCTTCCTGCGCTAGTTTTATCTGCTGCGGTGAAAGTTTTTCCGTCAGCCTCAGAATATAATCCTGATGGAGCGCAGTAATGTTGAATCCGCAAAGCCGTGCGACCTCGAACCAGTAATAAGCCTTCAGGGGATTCTCTTCTGCCTTGTTGTAGAGGACAGCTAGATGATACTGCGCGTTAGGGTGTCCCTGCTCTGCGGCTTTCGTGTACCAGTAAATTGACTTCCAGGGATCTTTGTCGACTCCGTTCCCGCTCTCGTAATATGCTCCCATTGTGTTTTGGGCTTTAGGGTCTCCGCTTTCGGCTTTGTCGGCGGTCTTGAGCTGGCCTGCGGTTAATTTCGCGCGTTCTTGCGGAGTCAGTCCGTATTTCTTGCCGTCATGTATATTATTCGTGTCTTTGAGGCTGTATTCTGTTTCGCTGCCGTCATTGCTGACTGATGAATACGCTTCCTCCATCGGTATTTTTCCGTCTGTTACGAGCCTGCGAAAATATGCGCTCACTGCCTCATGAAGAACCTGCGAAACGTCAACGCCTAACACACCGCTTGCACGCAAAAGCATGTCCTGTAATTTCCCGTCAACCGTGATTTC includes:
- a CDS encoding thermonuclease family protein codes for the protein MRKLRFILSAILVLAMTLTASAHPGKLDKNGGHYDKETGEYHYHKGPNALESLEIRRNTVYKAKVERVVDGDTMIITFLFDDGSKYLKERVRMLGVDTPETVHPTKPVQYYGKEASNFTKESLDGKTVWLQTDVGVRDRYDRMLAYVWLKEPTEKQLDDESAIRKYMFNAILLEGGYAQLMTVQPNSRYANIFVHIQREAREQKKGLWGKDPE
- a CDS encoding TSUP family transporter, producing MEWTLSQLLIICPLIFIGGVVDAIGGGGGLITLPAYMISGFPVHFAIATNKISSSMGTLTAFVKFMRDGYMPLKLSAVGIIFALIGSSLGAKTALLISDYFFRILMLVILPVTAWYVFRSQDLLREQKNTADEITSRTYIICALVALGTGFYDGFYGPGAGTFMLLLLAGLAGLSVQRANGVTKAINLATNIAALAVYFVNGKAVLPVGIIAGVFSIAGNYIGAKFFEKGGAKAVRPVILIVLSLFFVRVIYDIIIL
- the purD gene encoding phosphoribosylamine--glycine ligase; the encoded protein is MNILIIGGGGREHAIAKLIAKNPKVSKIYALPGNGGISQLAECVKISAEDIDGIISFAKTHPVDFAIVAPDDPLALGAVDRLEAEAGVKCFGPTKNAAIIESSKIFAKELMTKYHIPTAGYKIFDDIDKALSHAALSDCPIVIKADGLAKGKGVTVAENFQQAKDAIISCMKDKSFGASGERILIEECLSGHEVTVLAFTDGHTIVPMVSSMDHKRAYDGNKGPNTGGMGVIAPNPYYTPEIADECMRTIFLPTIDAMNKEGRTFKGCLYFGLMLTADGPKVIEYNCRFGDPEAEAVLPLMESDLLDVMMAVRDERLADCPVKFRDGASCCVVCASSGYPGSYLTGYPIDFGDAGDMAGVEIFHAGTKSEGGKILTSGGRVLAVTAVSDDAESARSKAYEAVSKISFEGMRYRSDIGGC
- a CDS encoding sel1 repeat family protein, which codes for MSEVDITMEITVDGKLQDMLLRASGVLGVDVSQVLHEAVSAYFRRLVTDGKIPMEEAYSSVSNDGSETEYSLKDTNNIHDGKKYGLTPQERAKLTAGQLKTADKAESGDPKAQNTMGAYYESGNGVDKDPWKSIYWYTKAAEQGHPNAQYHLAVLYNKAEENPLKAYYWFEVARLCGFNITALHQDYILRLTEKLSPQQIKLAQEEARKTYGKIKKAGTK